A genomic segment from Chitinophaga flava encodes:
- a CDS encoding reprolysin-like metallopeptidase — MMRKVLLFATALLCSKMSFAQDYWKTHTDAVRITTDKSVARLAFPTEFKLFDLNFNPLRKEVFKTVGNAQARKTIISLPNADGKIEQFEIIESSNFDPALQAKFPDIRAFSGKGITDKQATLKLSISPQGIQAMVFRTEKDNEFIEPYSADHTVYTVFKKQPRTLPWKCSTPEQKMATGIDRQVSTARSTGDAKTLRLAQSVTAEYSNYFGATSASQVGLVLAAINATLTRCNGVYEKDLAVHLNLVPNVTSVIYYNPATDPYSDASSGAGGAWNSELQNTLTSVIGAANYDIGHLFGASGGGGNAGCIGCICVDNQKGSGFTSPADNIPQGDNFDIDYVVHEVGHQLGANHTFSMSNEGTGVNMELGSGITIMGYAGITAQNLAPHSIAYYHAASIAQIQANLASKTCATTVDISANNATPVANAGANYTIPISTPFALTGSATDANAGDVLTYSWEQYDNASSSQTGTASVASPTKASGPNWISNEPTTSPIRYFPKLATILAGGLVSGPLPGGSAGANTEALSSVNRTLKFRLTVRDNVLYSSTPPVTIGQTNFADMTVTVSNTSGPFAVTSPNTSVSWAGNSSQTITWNVANSTAAPVSCANVKISLSTDGGNTFNTLVASTPNDGSEVVTIPNTPTTTARIKVEAVGNIFFDISNANFVITSGSSCASPASLTASAITTTSATIGWTAASGGVSYNVDYKATTSSTWINAATATTATSVNLTGLTQGTTYDYRVRTNCASDSSVYSAAQFSTVSTCTTPTGLTSSGVTAAAATVSWTAVSTALSYDVDYKPNTSSTWTNAATGTTATSVNLSGLTSGTLYDWRVRTNCSDGNSTYGAAQFTTVSTGCASPYDNATNGTIAGAATIPFNTDITGLISPSGDIDNYKFVITTGGTITITLGTLPADYDLKLLNSAGSQVAISQAGGTTSETISRTVTPGTYYAQVYGYSGANSATSCYTLRVQLGTASRGTENADVTDITESKVQKVEIFPNPANNILYINLAGYTGKSEVSILDVNGREVLRREVGAANSKLDISTLPIGIYMVRIKNGVKQVTMQKIVKQ; from the coding sequence AAAATTGAACAGTTCGAAATTATTGAGTCTTCCAATTTCGACCCTGCATTACAGGCTAAGTTTCCGGACATCAGGGCCTTCTCCGGAAAAGGCATTACCGACAAACAGGCCACTTTAAAGCTGAGTATTTCTCCACAGGGAATACAAGCGATGGTCTTCCGTACAGAAAAGGATAATGAATTTATTGAACCTTATTCTGCAGACCACACAGTTTATACTGTATTTAAAAAACAACCGAGGACTTTACCATGGAAATGCTCTACTCCTGAGCAAAAGATGGCCACCGGCATAGACCGGCAGGTATCAACTGCCAGGTCAACCGGCGATGCAAAAACATTACGGTTGGCACAATCAGTTACTGCCGAATACTCCAATTATTTTGGAGCTACCAGCGCTTCGCAGGTGGGATTGGTGCTGGCAGCTATCAATGCTACGCTTACCCGTTGCAATGGTGTTTATGAAAAGGACCTGGCTGTCCATCTTAACCTGGTTCCGAATGTAACTAGTGTGATCTATTATAATCCTGCAACAGATCCATATTCTGATGCCTCCAGCGGCGCTGGCGGAGCGTGGAACAGTGAGTTGCAAAACACATTGACCTCTGTGATTGGCGCAGCAAATTATGATATCGGCCACCTGTTCGGTGCATCCGGTGGTGGCGGTAACGCCGGCTGTATCGGTTGCATTTGCGTTGACAATCAAAAAGGAAGTGGTTTTACTTCTCCTGCTGATAATATTCCACAGGGTGATAATTTCGATATCGATTACGTAGTGCATGAAGTAGGGCACCAGTTGGGCGCTAACCATACTTTCTCCATGAGTAATGAAGGTACAGGCGTTAATATGGAACTTGGTTCAGGGATTACTATCATGGGGTATGCTGGTATTACCGCCCAGAACCTTGCTCCTCACTCTATTGCCTATTATCACGCTGCTTCCATTGCACAGATCCAGGCTAATCTTGCCAGCAAAACTTGCGCAACCACTGTCGATATATCAGCCAATAACGCAACTCCTGTTGCCAATGCCGGCGCTAATTATACTATTCCTATCAGCACCCCGTTTGCGCTTACCGGTTCAGCTACTGATGCCAATGCCGGCGATGTGCTGACTTATTCCTGGGAGCAATATGACAATGCTTCCTCATCACAAACAGGAACCGCCAGTGTAGCCAGCCCTACCAAGGCCTCCGGCCCTAACTGGATATCAAATGAGCCTACTACATCTCCAATAAGGTATTTCCCGAAACTGGCGACTATTCTTGCAGGTGGTTTAGTGTCCGGCCCATTACCAGGTGGTAGTGCCGGCGCCAATACAGAAGCTTTAAGTTCTGTTAATAGAACTTTGAAATTCCGGTTAACGGTAAGAGATAATGTTCTCTATAGCTCAACTCCACCGGTAACTATCGGTCAGACCAATTTCGCCGATATGACTGTAACCGTCTCCAATACATCAGGACCTTTTGCAGTGACTTCCCCTAACACCAGTGTATCATGGGCCGGCAATTCATCTCAAACTATTACATGGAATGTCGCCAATTCAACAGCAGCACCTGTTAGTTGCGCCAATGTAAAAATTTCCCTCTCTACAGATGGTGGCAATACATTCAATACCTTAGTGGCCAGCACTCCAAATGACGGCAGTGAAGTGGTAACTATTCCCAATACGCCCACTACAACAGCCAGAATAAAAGTAGAAGCGGTAGGAAATATTTTCTTTGATATTTCCAATGCCAACTTCGTTATTACCTCCGGTTCATCCTGTGCTTCTCCTGCAAGCTTAACTGCTTCTGCTATTACTACTACATCTGCAACAATAGGATGGACAGCAGCAAGCGGCGGTGTATCCTATAATGTGGACTATAAAGCTACCACATCTTCTACATGGATCAATGCAGCTACAGCTACAACAGCCACTTCTGTTAACTTAACAGGTCTTACACAGGGAACTACTTATGACTACAGGGTAAGAACCAATTGTGCCAGCGACAGCAGTGTTTACTCAGCTGCACAGTTCTCTACCGTATCAACATGTACTACGCCCACTGGCTTAACCAGTTCAGGTGTAACAGCTGCAGCTGCAACTGTCAGCTGGACGGCTGTAAGCACTGCCCTGAGTTATGATGTAGATTATAAACCTAATACATCTTCTACCTGGACCAATGCCGCTACCGGTACCACCGCCACCTCTGTTAATCTAAGCGGATTAACATCAGGCACATTATATGACTGGAGAGTGAGAACCAACTGTTCAGATGGCAACAGCACATATGGTGCTGCACAGTTCACTACCGTATCTACAGGTTGTGCAAGTCCGTATGATAATGCAACCAATGGAACCATTGCCGGCGCTGCAACCATTCCATTTAATACTGATATCACTGGTCTCATCAGCCCAAGTGGTGATATAGATAATTATAAATTTGTGATCACTACCGGCGGTACTATTACGATTACATTAGGCACCTTGCCTGCCGACTATGACCTGAAACTGTTGAACAGCGCAGGTTCACAGGTGGCTATTTCACAGGCAGGCGGCACCACCAGTGAAACTATCAGCAGGACCGTTACTCCGGGTACCTATTATGCACAGGTGTATGGTTATAGTGGAGCCAATAGTGCTACTTCCTGCTATACATTACGCGTACAATTAGGTACTGCCAGCCGCGGAACAGAAAATGCAGATGTTACCGATATTACTGAAAGTAAAGTGCAGAAAGTGGAAATATTCCCCAACCCTGCCAATAATATACTGTACATTAACCTTGCAGGTTACACCGGAAAATCAGAAGTGAGTATCCTTGATGTAAACGGCCGCGAAGTATTACGTCGTGAAGTGGGTGCCGCTAACTCAAAGCTTGATATTTCCACACTGCCTATAGGTATTTATATGGTGAGAATTAAGAATGGCGTAAAACAGGTGACTATGCAGAAGATTGTTAAACAATAA
- a CDS encoding VOC family protein — MNFSSARIITADIKRLVQFYEHITGTPMTWYTDDFAELRTSLASLAIGSTRTLAFFGGDEVAKAATNSSVIIEFGVEDVDKSYETLATFLDTAVVQKPTTMPWGNRSLLFRDPDGNLINFFTPATAEAKKRFEKAD; from the coding sequence ATGAATTTTTCTTCGGCCAGGATTATCACTGCTGACATTAAGCGTCTCGTTCAATTTTATGAACATATTACCGGAACTCCCATGACATGGTATACCGATGATTTTGCTGAACTGCGCACGTCCCTGGCATCTCTGGCTATTGGGAGCACCAGGACATTGGCATTTTTTGGTGGAGACGAAGTGGCAAAAGCCGCCACTAACAGCTCAGTTATCATTGAGTTCGGCGTAGAAGACGTTGATAAAAGTTACGAGACGTTGGCTACCTTCCTGGATACAGCTGTTGTACAAAAACCAACTACTATGCCCTGGGGTAACCGGTCATTGTTATTCAGGGATCCGGATGGTAATCTTATTAACTTTTTTACACCAGCGACTGCAGAAGCGAAAAAAAGATTTGAAAAAGCAGATTAA
- a CDS encoding tetratricopeptide repeat-containing sensor histidine kinase — translation MKLRCYHLIFLLIVFQTGFAQQQIKLTLDSLLLADNQSPTEDKNKLERYVKIYKSYGKLGEIDKAEIYVDRTIKLAEKLKLPSFIGRAYYSLGFYYQSHGNYIQAEDIYNKGIRKSQETGDKRLYGDIYYNLGAMYASWPDYDKALNANLKAVSVYNEIDNKLDAAGCYVNIADAYKGLGQHKTAITYLEQAVQVFKQFKGSDYGLALSYADMGANYFLADEKELGMSKIEKYQMALNFLDLSLGFANQLHDYSLFGNIYRTRAKILSVNGSSEQALEAFQKAIASNKHLYNKKAFALDLLALADFYIEHAQYHEATPLVTEALNIGEENHFPALQRDANLAQSKLAEKQQQFTKAFEYFKAYIRFRDQIFNEEKEREITRKRLQLDFLVKENDYKSRQHVMSLALQKRTLEARERKQELELKEKEIRIEKLAFLQKQAILEKEKLQKESELERQRLNASLDRKYRDEKILKQETKARLNRNLAIFLGLLVLGLLGAALLVYRAHRKTQQLNHLVLIQKAELEELGKVKDRILGMVSHDMRAPVNSLISFTKLLEHGNPGEEKLRAYTLSLRQTLGHTSSMMENLLSWAYSQMQGFKPDLKILEISNLVQELVTAAEGDASHKQLHISFSQDNEAKVFGDMNMVTLIVRNLLNNAIKFTPEGGYIDVKIQHDFQLVRLYIADTGVGLGEKQLQRFNEHNSIELGRSTAGTNSEKGTGLGLTLCKTFAMMMNAELTASPNNKQGTVFMLSMPSKVPAPKELKASVCKN, via the coding sequence ATGAAGTTGCGTTGCTATCACCTTATATTCTTACTTATTGTATTTCAAACAGGATTTGCCCAGCAGCAAATTAAACTGACACTAGACAGCCTGCTTCTTGCTGATAACCAATCCCCGACGGAAGACAAAAACAAGCTGGAACGTTACGTAAAGATCTATAAGAGTTATGGCAAGCTTGGTGAGATCGATAAGGCCGAGATCTATGTAGACAGGACAATTAAGCTTGCCGAAAAATTAAAGCTGCCATCATTTATTGGTCGTGCCTACTATTCCCTGGGATTTTATTATCAAAGTCACGGAAATTATATTCAGGCGGAAGATATCTATAACAAAGGGATAAGGAAATCCCAGGAAACTGGTGATAAACGGTTGTACGGAGATATCTATTATAACCTGGGCGCCATGTATGCCAGTTGGCCAGACTACGATAAGGCACTAAACGCTAACCTGAAAGCCGTTTCCGTTTATAATGAAATCGATAATAAATTAGATGCCGCAGGATGTTATGTTAATATTGCCGATGCTTATAAAGGCCTCGGACAGCATAAAACTGCCATTACTTATTTAGAACAGGCAGTACAGGTCTTTAAACAATTTAAAGGGAGCGATTATGGCTTAGCGCTTAGTTATGCAGATATGGGGGCCAATTATTTCCTCGCCGATGAGAAGGAGCTGGGAATGAGTAAGATAGAAAAGTATCAGATGGCACTTAACTTCCTGGATCTTTCCCTGGGCTTTGCTAATCAGCTCCACGATTATTCTCTTTTCGGTAACATTTACCGTACACGTGCGAAGATATTGAGTGTAAATGGATCTTCTGAACAAGCCCTGGAGGCATTTCAGAAGGCGATAGCATCCAATAAGCATTTATATAATAAAAAAGCGTTTGCACTGGATCTGTTAGCCCTGGCTGACTTTTATATCGAACATGCACAGTATCATGAGGCCACTCCTTTGGTAACAGAAGCACTGAATATTGGAGAGGAGAATCACTTTCCTGCCTTACAAAGAGATGCCAATCTTGCACAGAGCAAACTGGCCGAAAAACAGCAACAATTCACAAAAGCATTTGAATATTTTAAAGCCTACATTCGTTTTCGCGATCAGATTTTTAATGAGGAAAAAGAACGGGAAATAACCCGTAAACGCTTGCAACTGGATTTTTTGGTCAAAGAAAATGATTATAAGAGCAGGCAGCATGTGATGAGTCTTGCTCTTCAAAAAAGAACCCTGGAGGCAAGAGAAAGAAAGCAAGAGCTGGAGTTGAAGGAAAAGGAAATACGAATCGAAAAATTGGCCTTCTTACAAAAACAGGCAATTTTGGAAAAGGAAAAGTTGCAAAAGGAAAGTGAACTGGAACGGCAACGCCTAAACGCCAGTTTGGACAGAAAGTATCGGGACGAAAAGATCCTAAAGCAGGAAACCAAGGCCAGACTAAATAGAAACCTCGCTATATTTTTAGGATTATTGGTATTGGGATTGTTGGGTGCAGCGTTACTGGTTTACCGGGCACACCGCAAAACGCAACAATTAAATCACCTGGTTTTAATACAAAAGGCTGAGCTGGAAGAGTTAGGAAAAGTCAAAGATCGGATTTTAGGAATGGTAAGCCATGATATGCGCGCACCGGTGAATTCCCTAATATCCTTTACAAAACTATTGGAACATGGGAATCCTGGTGAGGAAAAGTTAAGAGCATATACGCTCAGTTTAAGGCAAACATTAGGACATACCTCCTCCATGATGGAAAACCTGCTAAGTTGGGCGTATAGTCAAATGCAAGGTTTTAAACCGGATTTAAAAATACTGGAGATTAGTAATCTGGTGCAGGAGCTGGTGACTGCAGCAGAAGGGGATGCATCTCATAAGCAGCTTCACATATCTTTCTCTCAGGATAACGAAGCTAAGGTGTTTGGTGATATGAATATGGTAACTTTGATCGTTAGAAATTTGTTGAACAATGCCATAAAATTCACCCCGGAAGGAGGATATATCGATGTTAAGATTCAACACGACTTCCAACTGGTCAGGCTTTATATAGCCGATACAGGTGTTGGTCTGGGAGAAAAGCAGTTGCAACGGTTCAATGAGCACAACAGTATTGAACTTGGCCGTAGTACAGCAGGTACAAATAGTGAAAAAGGCACAGGTCTTGGACTCACATTGTGTAAAACATTTGCAATGATGATGAATGCCGAATTAACCGCTTCACCCAATAATAAACAAGGGACTGTTTTTATGCTGTCGATGCCGTCTAAAGTCCCTGCTCCAAAAGAACTAAAGGCGTCTGTTTGCAAGAACTAA
- a CDS encoding LytR/AlgR family response regulator transcription factor — MKYNCLVIEDNIIERDLLEMYLDKINILEIKAICKHAAEAFKILSTTKIDIIFSDIDMPDISGIELLKGLKNPPLFIFITSHMEHAAESFELDVMDFIAKPVSMERLMKSVHKAIEHLDLRKKVRSLASEQKSDQDFFFIKDSKGYARINYEEVIYIESFGDFSKLHTFDGHTYTALINLKNLTLQLPGFFVRVHKQYLINFNKIMSVNTHEIILESGANIPLSPSYREELLRLINDRTLNRIAKKSGI, encoded by the coding sequence ATGAAGTATAATTGCCTGGTTATAGAGGATAATATAATAGAGAGAGATCTTTTAGAAATGTATCTCGACAAAATCAATATCCTTGAAATTAAAGCTATCTGTAAACATGCTGCTGAAGCATTTAAAATACTATCCACTACCAAGATTGATATTATATTTTCAGATATAGACATGCCCGACATTTCAGGTATTGAGCTATTGAAGGGGCTTAAAAACCCACCTCTTTTCATCTTCATCACCTCTCATATGGAACATGCTGCTGAGAGTTTTGAACTCGACGTAATGGATTTCATCGCTAAGCCAGTTAGCATGGAACGACTCATGAAATCGGTTCATAAAGCGATAGAACATCTCGATCTCAGAAAAAAGGTCCGGTCTTTAGCATCGGAACAGAAAAGTGATCAGGATTTTTTCTTCATCAAAGACAGCAAGGGATATGCACGTATCAACTACGAGGAAGTCATTTATATTGAGAGCTTTGGGGATTTTTCCAAACTACATACTTTCGATGGACATACCTATACTGCATTAATCAATCTTAAAAATCTTACACTTCAGTTACCAGGTTTCTTTGTCCGGGTTCACAAACAGTACCTTATCAATTTCAACAAAATTATGAGTGTGAACACCCACGAAATTATTTTGGAAAGTGGTGCAAATATACCACTCAGTCCTTCCTATCGCGAGGAGTTACTCCGATTGATCAATGACCGAACCCTCAACAGGATAGCGAAAAAATCCGGCATTTAG
- a CDS encoding LemA family protein: protein MDIRLIAAGLIATPAIYFCNKLVQRKNEVDNATKSINTSLQERYDLIPDLIDTVKSYMYYECDALIKLTRMHANALSYNIGEIEKIELNNKITGTLKQIMEAVKKYPDLKSSDNFLQLQKKWTDIEDRLSASGKVYNNVVMDYNNAIISFPGNLLAELLGYKTKAIFEVRGEFLNIKPQSLSYN from the coding sequence ATGGACATCAGATTGATTGCAGCCGGGTTGATAGCAACACCTGCAATTTATTTTTGCAATAAACTTGTTCAAAGAAAAAATGAGGTGGATAACGCGACAAAAAGCATAAATACTTCTCTGCAAGAACGCTACGATTTAATCCCTGACTTGATAGATACAGTAAAATCTTACATGTATTACGAATGTGATGCGCTGATCAAATTGACGAGAATGCATGCGAATGCACTTTCCTATAATATTGGTGAAATTGAAAAAATAGAACTTAATAACAAAATAACTGGCACATTAAAACAAATTATGGAGGCAGTAAAAAAGTACCCCGATCTCAAGTCCAGCGATAATTTTCTTCAACTGCAGAAAAAGTGGACAGATATTGAGGACCGCCTTTCTGCCTCCGGGAAGGTTTATAATAATGTAGTAATGGACTATAACAATGCCATCATTTCTTTCCCGGGAAACTTACTTGCCGAATTATTGGGGTACAAAACAAAAGCAATTTTTGAAGTCAGAGGGGAATTTCTGAATATAAAACCACAAAGTCTGTCTTACAATTAG
- a CDS encoding putative quinol monooxygenase, with the protein MVNCGLLVKLNAKPGKEDELAAFLRGGLAIVSGEPATISWYAIQMAPSAFGIFDTFSDDAGRQAHLAGQLAAALMAKAPDLLAEPPSIERIDVLAVKQS; encoded by the coding sequence ATGGTGAATTGTGGATTATTAGTTAAACTAAATGCCAAACCGGGAAAAGAAGACGAACTAGCTGCTTTTCTGAGAGGTGGACTTGCGATCGTTTCAGGAGAACCAGCTACCATTAGTTGGTATGCTATTCAAATGGCGCCTTCTGCTTTTGGGATTTTCGATACTTTCAGTGACGATGCCGGCAGACAGGCACATTTGGCAGGCCAGTTAGCTGCAGCATTGATGGCAAAAGCACCCGATTTACTGGCTGAACCTCCTTCTATTGAAAGAATAGATGTACTGGCTGTTAAGCAATCTTAA
- a CDS encoding class I SAM-dependent methyltransferase, producing MAPQQKINYGIDAPNVIRNLFVIGVILVAIPSFFPYVYVTWMYFPGIIFILETVLMLVYSLYGKFAHRDRMLNKISWKGDEQVLDIGTGKGLLMIGAAKRLTTGKSTGIDIWNAEDLTGNNQHNALKNAAIEGVADKIEIKNENVMKMDFADNSFDVILSNLCLHNIYNKEGRSAACKEIGRVLKPGGTAIISDFRHGKEYKHNFEALGLQTTAYTPNYFSTFPPLRILVIKKL from the coding sequence ATGGCCCCCCAACAAAAAATAAATTACGGCATTGACGCTCCTAATGTAATCAGGAATCTTTTTGTTATTGGCGTAATCCTTGTCGCGATACCATCTTTCTTTCCTTATGTTTATGTTACCTGGATGTACTTTCCCGGCATCATCTTTATACTGGAAACGGTGCTGATGCTCGTTTATTCATTGTATGGCAAATTTGCACACAGGGATCGCATGCTGAACAAGATCAGCTGGAAAGGCGATGAGCAGGTGCTGGATATAGGTACCGGTAAAGGGTTGCTGATGATCGGCGCCGCTAAAAGACTGACTACAGGAAAATCCACCGGCATCGACATCTGGAATGCGGAAGACCTTACCGGTAACAATCAACATAATGCATTAAAGAACGCCGCTATCGAAGGCGTTGCCGACAAGATCGAAATTAAGAATGAAAACGTTATGAAAATGGACTTTGCCGACAACTCTTTCGATGTGATCCTCTCCAATCTTTGCCTGCACAATATCTACAATAAAGAAGGCAGAAGTGCCGCCTGCAAAGAGATCGGCCGGGTACTGAAACCAGGTGGCACCGCCATAATCTCTGATTTCAGGCATGGCAAAGAATATAAACATAATTTTGAAGCTTTGGGCCTGCAAACAACCGCTTACACACCCAATTACTTCAGCACCTTTCCTCCATTGAGGATATTGGTGATCAAAAAGTTGTGA
- a CDS encoding acyltransferase family protein, with amino-acid sequence MTRYYKPELDVLRFCAFLFVFFTHRLDLAPIDPAEYYWGYHLSLVGVFGVPLFFFLSAFLITELLTKEQALLGTISVKSFYIRRILRIWPLYFTFFFGMVMVTQFSHKFGQISSGTQLAFSFFSGNWYITFKGWLGSYPINPLWSVSVEEQLYILLPLVIFFTGKRGLLIFSYLALFVAYAAVIYYAQRPTKEFSGEWTNSFVQFQFFAAGILCSLYLKGMQPKWPVMARIAMFIAGVACWLIASIVCEVHADSPHLSTIWQAISGWGLILTGVILFFLSLYGVEEKFMPRALAYLGRISYGMYVFHITMFWFVYQIYKKELDAFSKLIGAYEWRNDVGFIIAFVVTVIIAMLSYHFFEKPFLRLKRKFTLILSRD; translated from the coding sequence ATGACAAGGTATTATAAGCCAGAACTGGATGTCCTTCGTTTTTGCGCATTTCTTTTTGTGTTTTTTACGCATAGATTGGATCTTGCGCCTATCGATCCGGCAGAATATTATTGGGGCTATCATCTTAGCCTGGTTGGTGTTTTCGGGGTTCCGCTTTTCTTTTTTCTTAGTGCGTTTTTAATTACAGAATTGCTTACTAAGGAGCAGGCGTTATTGGGGACAATTAGCGTTAAATCATTTTATATACGACGAATACTACGTATTTGGCCGTTGTATTTCACTTTCTTTTTTGGAATGGTGATGGTTACACAGTTTTCACATAAGTTTGGACAAATTTCTTCCGGGACACAGCTTGCATTTAGTTTTTTTTCCGGCAACTGGTATATTACATTTAAGGGATGGCTTGGGTCTTATCCTATTAATCCGCTTTGGAGTGTTTCTGTCGAGGAACAACTATACATTTTGCTTCCTCTGGTTATTTTTTTTACAGGCAAACGGGGGTTGCTCATTTTTTCCTATCTGGCACTGTTCGTAGCGTATGCAGCTGTCATTTATTATGCGCAAAGGCCCACGAAAGAATTTAGCGGCGAATGGACAAATAGCTTTGTGCAATTTCAATTTTTTGCAGCAGGTATCCTTTGCTCCCTTTACCTGAAGGGGATGCAGCCTAAATGGCCTGTCATGGCGCGAATTGCAATGTTCATTGCGGGTGTAGCCTGTTGGTTAATTGCATCGATTGTTTGTGAAGTCCATGCGGACTCTCCGCATCTTTCAACAATATGGCAGGCAATTAGTGGTTGGGGCCTGATTCTTACAGGGGTAATACTTTTCTTTTTGTCTTTGTATGGCGTCGAAGAAAAGTTTATGCCGCGGGCTTTGGCCTACCTCGGTCGTATATCTTATGGAATGTATGTTTTCCATATAACGATGTTCTGGTTTGTTTATCAAATATATAAGAAGGAACTGGATGCTTTCAGTAAATTGATTGGTGCGTATGAGTGGCGAAATGATGTAGGTTTTATAATTGCGTTCGTTGTAACTGTAATTATTGCCATGTTGTCATACCACTTTTTTGAGAAACCATTCTTGCGGCTTAAAAGAAAGTTTACATTAATTCTATCAAGAGATTAA
- a CDS encoding anthrone oxygenase family protein, with protein MNTRQIIMITATLTAALVAGLFFGFAVSINPAFTRLPDAQYITAMQAINDVIVNPLFMSAFLGAAILLPVAAIQQQGRRKGLLWLSAILYIVGVFGITSAANVPMNDALAKVQVAGASAQQLADARNTFAGPWNGWHNVRTIISVVATILAIMACLQKEESKK; from the coding sequence ATGAACACAAGACAGATCATAATGATCACCGCTACTTTAACCGCTGCCCTGGTGGCAGGGTTGTTTTTTGGCTTTGCAGTATCCATCAATCCGGCTTTCACCCGCCTACCCGATGCGCAGTATATTACCGCGATGCAGGCTATCAACGATGTGATCGTTAATCCGTTGTTTATGAGTGCTTTCCTGGGAGCTGCGATACTGTTGCCGGTAGCGGCTATTCAACAGCAGGGACGCAGAAAAGGGCTGCTGTGGCTGTCTGCCATCCTTTACATTGTAGGTGTGTTTGGTATCACTTCCGCAGCTAATGTGCCGATGAACGATGCGTTGGCAAAGGTACAGGTGGCCGGAGCTTCCGCACAGCAGCTGGCAGACGCCCGTAATACTTTTGCCGGACCCTGGAACGGCTGGCATAACGTCCGCACCATCATTTCTGTGGTTGCTACCATACTGGCGATTATGGCCTGCCTGCAAAAAGAAGAAAGTAAAAAATAG
- a CDS encoding helix-turn-helix domain-containing protein: protein MKMITADNHIRYELIPAPAYLQAYIRYFWTLEGNDPQALAKAFGSLVDGCPGLIFQHPDAGTFVRENKELPEIFLYGQTTRNVEIASLGPLKATGVIFHPNGLKSVFGMNAGELTNDCVDLGLLPGKKTLPEQLATAGSATNRIEVLSAYLHNKITQNKVTGDSIVEYAVSQIMGSNGSTSLKDLQDKLQLTERTFERRFKEYVGISPKLFSRICQYQASLHQLKSNDYNKLSDIAFENDYADQSHFIRSFKEFTGCSPYQFQKLLDETGEEILLIK from the coding sequence ATGAAGATGATAACCGCGGATAACCATATCAGGTACGAGCTTATTCCGGCACCTGCTTACCTGCAGGCTTATATTCGTTATTTCTGGACACTGGAGGGCAATGATCCCCAGGCACTGGCCAAGGCCTTTGGGTCTTTGGTAGATGGTTGTCCGGGGCTGATTTTCCAGCATCCGGATGCCGGCACTTTTGTTCGGGAAAACAAGGAGCTGCCGGAAATTTTCCTGTATGGACAAACCACCCGGAATGTAGAGATCGCATCGTTGGGCCCGCTGAAGGCTACCGGCGTTATCTTTCACCCCAATGGGCTGAAGTCGGTGTTTGGTATGAATGCCGGCGAGCTCACCAACGACTGTGTGGATCTGGGACTATTGCCCGGAAAAAAAACATTGCCGGAACAGCTGGCCACAGCCGGTTCTGCCACCAACCGGATAGAAGTTTTATCTGCCTATCTCCATAATAAAATCACCCAAAACAAAGTGACAGGAGACAGTATTGTGGAATATGCCGTGTCACAAATCATGGGCTCCAATGGCAGCACTTCTCTCAAAGATCTGCAGGACAAACTACAGCTCACAGAGCGTACTTTTGAACGGCGCTTCAAGGAGTATGTGGGTATCTCCCCAAAATTATTTTCCAGAATCTGTCAGTACCAGGCTTCCCTGCACCAGCTGAAAAGCAACGACTACAATAAACTCTCAGATATTGCCTTTGAAAACGATTATGCCGATCAATCTCATTTTATCCGCTCCTTTAAAGAATTCACCGGCTGCTCTCCCTATCAGTTCCAGAAGCTGCTGGATGAAACAGGTGAAGAAATATTGCTTATAAAATAA